One Kineococcus aurantiacus genomic window carries:
- a CDS encoding PAS domain S-box protein, whose amino-acid sequence MVTFFNGPRRGVLRPGPTSRSVRTARPGRTPRPTAAAVLRSAAFAVAFCVAVFLGRRTVMDGTSLSLVWPAAGVAVVWFGAQRSAGTRRLDVLLLSAATFALNAATGAAPVLAACFVAANLAQVLTFGRLFSRWCPTVWGAGGREPLTGVAQLMRLLAAAVLATGAGALLGPAAVWALTGDWSWLTALVWMTRNTASVVLLTAVAFRIGYLLTARRADGPGVVLVPVRWPRGWRAVELAAALGCSALAYALIFGVWHGLPVAFPLVALSTWVAWRFDTTIVVVHDLLMGVTAVVLTLAGSGPFAMIADDATRAIVVQLYVVVLAVLGVGLATGRDERDVLLVRMAATAAAAERSAAEAAAQRALAEQAMAEAEARGELAHAVLESVDVGIVVADADGHLTLFNRAAQEWHGLDADHGMDPVQHARSYDLHAADGVSALAPDQVPLHTVLREGRVEGAEMVIAPAGRAPIAVTASGRRMDRADGSPLGAVVAMTDVTADRALRRELEDARQRAGEQAALLQAAFDASVVGNIHLALDGTVLRVNAAAAEVLGYAPADLVGHRWTRHVHPEDRAAQLEEVRDVIAGRGPATAVGGPLRHLHRDGHVVHTQVSTALVRTSDGEPAYLATQVVDVSARVAAEEGVRRQRDVSTRLLRALSDLGEGVLVEHDDEVTYVNEAMARLTGHRAPALLALDSSRSLVPEAEQEAWVARTTSAPGRVTASASLVTALRRADGTTVPVEVTTVPLPDAGGRATLTLVRDLSERMRAQAALATSNEQLREANRLKDDLVATLSHDLRQPLSATTGYAELLLDEWQVLSDAEKEQFLTRIQKAGRWANDLLEDMLSMAQLDAGATAPRTARIALRALVTEVVERLGRDASLVDTTGVEDVTVLADRGHVHQVLANLLGNAFKYGAPPVRVRTRCHGEHVALEVADAGEGVPEEFVPHLFDRFARATTGVAVGKKGTGLGLFIARSLVNANGGDLTYRHADGGGSCFTLTLNAVTV is encoded by the coding sequence GTGGTCACGTTCTTCAACGGCCCTCGACGCGGCGTCCTGCGTCCCGGTCCCACCTCCCGCTCCGTGCGGACCGCCCGGCCCGGCCGGACCCCCCGCCCCACGGCCGCCGCCGTGCTGCGCAGCGCGGCGTTCGCCGTCGCGTTCTGCGTCGCGGTGTTCCTGGGCCGGCGGACCGTCATGGACGGCACGAGCCTGAGCCTGGTGTGGCCGGCGGCCGGCGTGGCGGTCGTGTGGTTCGGCGCGCAGCGCTCGGCGGGGACCCGCCGGCTGGACGTGCTGCTGCTGTCCGCGGCCACGTTCGCGCTCAACGCCGCCACCGGCGCCGCCCCCGTCCTGGCCGCCTGCTTCGTCGCGGCCAACCTCGCCCAGGTCCTCACCTTCGGGCGCCTGTTCTCCCGCTGGTGCCCGACCGTGTGGGGCGCCGGGGGGCGTGAACCGCTCACCGGCGTGGCGCAGCTCATGCGCCTGCTGGCCGCCGCGGTGCTCGCCACCGGCGCCGGCGCGCTGCTGGGGCCCGCGGCGGTGTGGGCGCTGACCGGGGACTGGTCGTGGCTGACCGCGCTGGTGTGGATGACGCGCAACACCGCCAGCGTCGTCCTCCTCACCGCCGTCGCCTTCCGCATCGGCTACCTGCTCACCGCCCGCCGCGCCGACGGACCGGGCGTGGTGCTGGTGCCCGTGCGCTGGCCGCGGGGCTGGCGCGCCGTGGAGCTCGCCGCCGCGCTGGGGTGCTCCGCCCTGGCCTACGCGCTGATCTTCGGCGTGTGGCACGGGCTGCCGGTGGCGTTCCCGCTGGTGGCCCTCTCCACGTGGGTGGCGTGGCGCTTCGACACCACGATCGTCGTGGTCCACGACCTGCTCATGGGCGTCACGGCCGTCGTGCTCACCCTGGCCGGCAGCGGCCCCTTCGCGATGATCGCCGACGACGCGACCCGCGCCATCGTCGTCCAGCTCTACGTGGTGGTGCTGGCCGTGCTGGGGGTGGGCCTGGCCACGGGCCGCGACGAGCGCGACGTCCTGCTCGTGCGGATGGCCGCCACCGCCGCCGCCGCCGAGCGCTCGGCCGCCGAGGCCGCCGCCCAGCGCGCGCTGGCCGAGCAGGCGATGGCCGAGGCCGAGGCCCGCGGGGAACTGGCCCACGCCGTCCTGGAGTCCGTCGACGTCGGCATCGTCGTCGCCGACGCCGACGGCCACCTCACCCTGTTCAACCGGGCCGCGCAGGAGTGGCACGGCCTGGACGCCGACCACGGCATGGACCCCGTGCAGCACGCCCGCAGCTACGACCTGCACGCCGCCGACGGCGTCAGCGCGCTGGCCCCCGACCAGGTCCCGCTGCACACCGTCCTGCGCGAGGGCCGCGTCGAGGGCGCCGAGATGGTCATCGCCCCCGCCGGGCGCGCGCCCATCGCGGTCACGGCCTCGGGGCGGCGCATGGACCGCGCCGACGGCAGCCCCCTGGGGGCGGTCGTGGCCATGACCGACGTCACCGCCGACCGCGCGCTGCGCCGGGAGCTCGAGGACGCCCGGCAGCGGGCCGGTGAGCAGGCCGCGCTGCTGCAGGCCGCCTTCGACGCCTCCGTCGTCGGCAACATCCACCTGGCGCTGGACGGCACCGTGCTGCGCGTCAACGCCGCCGCCGCCGAGGTGCTCGGGTACGCGCCCGCCGACCTCGTGGGGCACCGCTGGACCCGGCACGTGCACCCCGAGGACCGGGCGGCGCAGCTGGAGGAGGTGCGCGACGTCATCGCCGGCCGCGGCCCCGCCACCGCCGTGGGCGGGCCGCTGCGGCACCTCCACCGCGACGGGCACGTCGTGCACACCCAGGTCTCCACCGCGCTGGTCCGCACCTCCGACGGCGAACCGGCCTACCTGGCCACCCAGGTCGTCGACGTCAGCGCCCGCGTGGCCGCCGAGGAGGGCGTCCGCCGCCAGCGCGACGTGTCCACCCGCCTGCTGCGGGCCCTGTCCGACCTCGGCGAGGGCGTGCTCGTCGAGCACGACGACGAGGTCACCTACGTCAACGAGGCCATGGCGCGCCTGACGGGGCACCGCGCCCCCGCCCTGCTCGCCCTGGACTCCTCGCGGTCGCTGGTGCCCGAGGCCGAGCAGGAGGCCTGGGTGGCCCGCACGACGTCCGCCCCGGGCCGGGTCACCGCCTCGGCGTCCCTGGTGACGGCCCTGCGCCGCGCCGACGGCACCACCGTCCCCGTCGAGGTGACCACCGTGCCGCTGCCCGACGCCGGGGGCCGGGCCACCCTCACCCTCGTGCGGGACCTGTCCGAGCGGATGCGCGCGCAGGCGGCCCTGGCCACCTCCAACGAACAGCTGCGCGAGGCCAACCGCCTCAAGGACGACCTCGTGGCGACCCTCAGCCACGACCTGCGCCAGCCGCTGTCGGCCACCACCGGGTACGCCGAGCTGCTGCTCGACGAGTGGCAGGTGCTCTCCGACGCGGAGAAGGAGCAGTTCCTCACCCGCATCCAGAAGGCCGGCCGGTGGGCCAACGACCTGCTGGAGGACATGCTCTCGATGGCCCAGCTCGACGCCGGCGCCACCGCCCCCCGCACCGCCCGCATCGCCCTGCGCGCCCTGGTCACCGAGGTCGTCGAGCGCCTCGGCCGCGACGCCTCCCTCGTCGACACCACCGGCGTGGAGGACGTCACCGTCCTGGCCGACCGCGGCCACGTGCACCAGGTGCTGGCCAACCTCCTCGGCAACGCCTTCAAGTACGGCGCGCCGCCCGTGCGGGTCCGGACCCGCTGCCACGGCGAGCACGTCGCCCTGGAGGTCGCCGACGCCGGGGAGGGGGTGCCGGAGGAGTTCGTGCCGCACCTGTTCGACCGCTTCGCGCGCGCCACCACCGGGGTCGCGGTGGGCAAGAAGGGCACCGGGCTGGGGCTGTTCATCGCCCGCTCGCTCGTCAACGCCAACGGCGGGGACCTCACGTACCGGCACGCCGACGGCGGCGGGTCCTGCTTCACGCTGACGCTGAACGCCGTCACGGTCTGA
- a CDS encoding ATP-grasp domain-containing protein produces the protein MSPRLAWVTARAARGYDLDEPLGLRALSDRGAVVDVVDWDDPDVAWDGYDRVVLRSTWDYHDRLPDFLAWVEETAQRAEVLNPPPLVRWSTDKHYLAELAAAGVPVPPTTFLEPGDRVDPARLVRGPVVVKPAVGAGSRGVATYGPDQGDLAAAHVAALHDRGRSVLVQPLLASVARDGERALVHFGGTCSHAATKRVTLPDPGTLDDLFAAERTAPHEATPAERAVADAALAVVARRWGTPAYARVDLVHDDAGDPCVLELELVEPSLFLTEGGPGAADRLAAALLAQ, from the coding sequence ATGTCGCCGCGCCTGGCCTGGGTCACCGCACGCGCCGCCCGGGGGTACGACCTCGACGAGCCGCTGGGGCTGCGCGCGCTGTCCGACCGCGGCGCCGTCGTGGACGTCGTCGACTGGGACGACCCGGACGTCGCGTGGGACGGCTACGACCGCGTCGTGCTGCGCTCCACCTGGGACTACCACGACCGGTTGCCGGACTTCCTGGCCTGGGTCGAGGAGACCGCGCAGCGCGCCGAGGTGCTCAACCCGCCCCCGCTGGTCCGCTGGAGCACCGACAAGCACTACCTCGCCGAGCTCGCGGCAGCAGGTGTCCCGGTGCCCCCCACCACGTTCCTCGAACCCGGCGACCGGGTGGACCCGGCGCGTCTGGTGCGCGGACCCGTCGTCGTCAAACCGGCCGTCGGGGCGGGCAGCCGCGGCGTCGCCACCTACGGACCGGACCAGGGCGACCTCGCCGCGGCCCACGTCGCCGCCCTGCACGACCGCGGCCGCTCGGTGCTCGTGCAACCGCTGCTCGCCTCCGTCGCGCGGGACGGGGAACGGGCCCTCGTCCACTTCGGGGGGACCTGCAGCCACGCCGCGACCAAGCGGGTCACCCTGCCCGACCCCGGGACGCTCGACGACCTGTTCGCCGCGGAGCGCACCGCACCCCACGAGGCGACACCGGCGGAACGGGCCGTGGCCGACGCCGCGCTCGCCGTCGTCGCGCGCCGGTGGGGGACCCCCGCGTACGCGCGCGTCGACCTGGTCCACGACGACGCCGGCGACCCCTGCGTCCTGGAGCTGGAACTGGTGGAACCGTCCCTCTTCCTCACCGAGGGCGGGCCCGGGGCCGCCGACCGCCTCGCCGCGGCGCTGCTGGCACAGTGA
- a CDS encoding AAA family ATPase: MLIVLCGLPAAGKSALAESLAAALTAPVLSVDPIEAATWRAGVDRGQPTGVAAYAVAQALAAENLRLGLTVIVDAVNDAEEARAAWVDLARDRAVPLRFVEVVCSDPRVHRQRLLDRRRDLEGFPEPTWESVQARRAAFVDWPQDRLVLDSLRPLPELTARALDHLGSPAG; encoded by the coding sequence GTGCTGATCGTGCTGTGCGGGCTCCCCGCGGCCGGCAAGAGCGCCCTCGCCGAATCCCTCGCCGCGGCCCTGACCGCACCGGTGCTGTCGGTGGACCCCATCGAGGCGGCCACGTGGCGGGCCGGCGTCGACCGGGGCCAACCGACCGGCGTAGCCGCCTACGCCGTCGCGCAGGCCCTGGCCGCCGAGAACCTCCGCCTGGGGCTCACGGTGATCGTCGACGCCGTCAACGACGCCGAGGAGGCGCGCGCCGCCTGGGTCGACCTGGCCCGGGACCGGGCGGTGCCGCTGCGGTTCGTCGAGGTGGTCTGCTCCGACCCGCGCGTGCACCGGCAGCGGCTGCTGGACCGGCGCCGGGACCTGGAGGGTTTCCCCGAGCCCACCTGGGAGTCGGTGCAGGCCCGCCGCGCGGCGTTCGTCGACTGGCCGCAGGACCGGCTGGTGCTCGACTCGCTGCGGCCCCTGCCGGAACTGACCGCGCGGGCCCTGGACCACCTGGGGTCCCCGGCGGGCTGA
- a CDS encoding isochorismatase family protein, producing the protein MTAPRRALVVVDVQQEYFTGPLRIQHPDPDHALGNVVRAVAAARAHDVPVVVVRHVDPAGAPVFAQGSPGAELHPALAAVVEPGDERVEKSFSSVFAGTGLADRLRRRGVDTVGIVGFMTNNCDLASAVEAEGLGFTAEVLSDASGAIDLDNDAGHVPAPVVHATLMALLHSNFAAVATTDAWIAAVGRAEALPKDNLLDSAARGRARVDA; encoded by the coding sequence GTGACCGCCCCCCGCCGTGCCCTCGTCGTCGTCGACGTCCAGCAGGAGTACTTCACCGGTCCCCTGCGGATCCAGCACCCCGACCCCGACCACGCGCTGGGCAACGTCGTGCGGGCCGTGGCCGCCGCGCGGGCGCACGACGTGCCGGTCGTGGTGGTCCGGCACGTCGACCCCGCCGGTGCCCCGGTCTTCGCGCAGGGCAGCCCCGGCGCCGAGCTGCACCCCGCCCTGGCCGCCGTCGTCGAACCCGGCGACGAGCGCGTCGAGAAGTCCTTCAGCAGCGTCTTCGCCGGGACCGGCCTCGCCGACCGGTTGCGTCGGCGCGGGGTCGACACCGTCGGCATCGTCGGTTTCATGACCAACAACTGCGACCTGGCCAGCGCGGTGGAGGCCGAGGGGCTGGGGTTCACCGCCGAGGTCCTCTCCGACGCCAGCGGCGCGATCGACCTCGACAACGACGCCGGCCACGTCCCGGCGCCCGTCGTGCACGCGACCCTCATGGCGCTGCTGCACTCCAACTTCGCCGCCGTCGCGACCACCGACGCCTGGATCGCCGCGGTCGGCCGCGCCGAGGCCCTGCCCAAGGACAACCTGCTCGACTCCGCCGCGCGCGGGCGGGCCCGCGTGGACGCCTGA
- a CDS encoding Pr6Pr family membrane protein — translation MRSPAASRAWHAALALVVLASLAAQTALLLGAGTDVNSGDAGVARSTAFARFVSFFTVQSNVLVLLAAVSLVLDPARDGRFWRVLRLDALLGITVTGLVFGTVLAPYLHPTGLGWWVNAGFHYVSPVMALAGWLLFGPRPRVDGATVAWAVVWPLAWVAFTFARGAATGWYPYPFLDVTDAGWPVALRNTGVVVVLSLLLLALFRALDRRLPVRG, via the coding sequence GTGCGATCACCCGCCGCCTCCCGTGCCTGGCACGCCGCCCTCGCCCTCGTCGTCCTCGCCTCCCTGGCCGCGCAGACCGCCCTGCTGCTGGGGGCCGGCACCGACGTGAACTCCGGGGACGCCGGGGTGGCCCGCTCCACCGCGTTCGCCCGGTTCGTCAGCTTCTTCACCGTCCAGAGCAACGTCCTCGTCCTCCTCGCGGCGGTCTCCCTCGTGCTGGACCCCGCGCGCGACGGGCGGTTCTGGCGGGTCCTGCGGCTGGACGCGCTGCTGGGGATCACCGTGACGGGCCTGGTGTTCGGGACGGTCCTGGCCCCGTACCTCCACCCCACGGGCCTGGGTTGGTGGGTCAACGCGGGGTTCCACTACGTCTCCCCGGTGATGGCGCTCGCCGGGTGGCTGCTGTTCGGGCCCCGCCCGCGGGTGGACGGGGCGACGGTGGCGTGGGCGGTGGTCTGGCCGCTGGCGTGGGTCGCGTTCACGTTCGCGCGGGGCGCGGCCACCGGCTGGTACCCGTACCCGTTCCTGGACGTCACCGACGCGGGGTGGCCGGTCGCGCTGCGGAACACGGGGGTCGTGGTCGTGCTGTCGCTGCTGCTGCTGGCGCTGTTCCGCGCCCTGGACCGCAGGCTGCCGGTGCGGGGCTGA
- a CDS encoding diguanylate cyclase, translating to MNRPAAATTRRAAVLWSLSARSPRSARTGAAVALMATILTNLGAGVLTTGHLRTPNVVAATTLAVLTAVLLRLPEDRTAPLVVLAPLAGVGMIVWLDLLSRDAGVTGQVFFIVPVIWAAAQLRLGGALVVVVVTLAGEAVVVFSFLPTQAAVVDFAYLTVLLTLVCGVLARSGVVQERLVEQLRHQAGVDPLTGLSTRRVLDAATTSAAREGGQGTSLVIIDLDRFKTVNDTHGHLGGDAALTHVAALLRTHCRDHDVVARMGGDELAVLMRDCPPQAAALRAQQLVDAVRDSPLLLPGGVTVPLSISAGLAVCPPDGTRAEELYARADAALYTAKRAGRGRLAAV from the coding sequence GTGAACCGTCCCGCTGCAGCCACCACCCGGCGCGCCGCCGTGCTGTGGTCGCTCAGCGCGCGGTCACCCCGCTCGGCGCGGACCGGGGCGGCCGTCGCCCTGATGGCCACGATCCTCACCAACCTCGGCGCGGGCGTCCTGACCACCGGCCACCTGCGCACGCCCAACGTCGTGGCCGCCACCACCCTCGCCGTCCTCACCGCGGTGCTGCTGCGGCTGCCCGAGGACCGGACCGCCCCGCTCGTCGTCCTCGCCCCGCTGGCCGGGGTCGGGATGATCGTCTGGCTGGACCTGCTCAGCCGCGACGCCGGCGTCACCGGCCAGGTGTTCTTCATCGTCCCGGTGATCTGGGCCGCGGCCCAGCTCCGGCTCGGCGGGGCGCTGGTGGTGGTGGTCGTGACCCTCGCCGGGGAGGCCGTCGTGGTGTTCAGCTTCCTGCCCACGCAGGCCGCCGTCGTCGACTTCGCCTACCTCACGGTCCTGCTCACGCTCGTCTGCGGGGTGCTGGCCCGCTCGGGCGTGGTGCAGGAACGGCTCGTCGAGCAGCTGCGGCACCAGGCCGGCGTCGACCCGCTCACGGGCCTGTCCACCCGCCGCGTCCTCGACGCCGCCACCACCAGCGCCGCCCGCGAGGGCGGGCAGGGCACCAGCCTGGTGATCATCGACCTCGACCGGTTCAAGACCGTCAACGACACCCACGGCCACCTCGGCGGCGACGCGGCCCTCACCCACGTCGCCGCGCTGCTGCGCACCCACTGCCGCGACCACGACGTCGTGGCCCGCATGGGCGGCGACGAGCTGGCCGTCCTCATGCGCGACTGCCCGCCGCAGGCCGCGGCCCTGCGCGCGCAGCAGCTCGTCGACGCGGTGCGGGACAGCCCGCTGCTGCTGCCCGGCGGCGTCACGGTGCCGCTGTCCATCAGCGCCGGCCTCGCGGTGTGCCCGCCGGACGGGACGCGCGCGGAAGAGCTGTACGCCCGCGCCGACGCCGCCCTGTACACGGCGAAGCGGGCCGGGCGGGGACGGCTCGCGGCCGTCTGA
- a CDS encoding DUF427 domain-containing protein: protein MSEREHRVPGPDHPITITPTAGEVVVRVGGDVVARTTAALTLQESTYPAVQYVPLADVDERFLRPSATRTWCPYKGEASYWTLTAGGAEQADAVWGYPDASPAVASIAGHVAFYPDRVDLTVG, encoded by the coding sequence ATGAGCGAGCGCGAGCACCGGGTCCCCGGCCCGGACCACCCGATCACGATCACCCCGACGGCCGGTGAGGTCGTCGTCCGCGTCGGCGGCGACGTCGTCGCCCGCACCACGGCGGCGCTGACGCTGCAGGAGTCGACGTACCCGGCCGTGCAGTACGTGCCGCTGGCCGACGTCGACGAGCGGTTCCTGCGCCCCAGCGCCACCCGCACCTGGTGCCCGTACAAGGGCGAGGCGTCGTACTGGACGCTGACCGCCGGCGGCGCCGAGCAGGCCGACGCGGTGTGGGGGTACCCGGACGCGTCGCCGGCCGTGGCGTCGATCGCCGGTCACGTCGCGTTCTACCCCGACCGGGTGGACCTGACCGTCGGCTGA
- a CDS encoding glycoside hydrolase family 15 protein: MARIEDYALIGDLHTAALVDRTGSIDWLCFPRFDSPACFAALLDSPDAGRWRIGPSGGAVASRRRYRGGSLVLETEWDTPDGTLRVTDFMPQRGNHPDVIRIVEGLEGEVRVSSELTLRFDYGSIVPWVRRRGDELEAVAGPDSVWFWTTAPVEGRGLSSVSDFVVTEGERIPFVLTWGRSHEKAPHRPDPFHALEDTLAFWHDWNRQETPEGHWEEAVTRSLVVLKAMTYAPTGGIVAAVTTSLPEELGGTRNWDYRYCWLRDATYTLQALLLSGHVDEAAAWREWLLRTVAGDPGDLQIMYALDGTRRLPEMELPWLKGYEGSSPVRTGNEAAGQLQLDVWGEVLDSLFLARQAGLEKGHDSWDLQKALMHHLEARWQQPDNGLWEMRGPRRHFTHSKVMAWVAADRMVRSVEEFGLPGPVQRWRRVRDEIRADVLAHGVSPTTGTFTQSYGSDNLDASLLLIPRVGFLPFDDPRVVATVEAVQRDLTEDGLVLRYRTQDSADGLAGSEGVFLACSFWLVDALHGIGRTAEARALFERLLSLRNDVGLLAEEYDPVTKRQLGNFPQAFSHFPLVVAAHHLTSGEGERSDDAEPHEAEPRGA; this comes from the coding sequence ATGGCCCGGATCGAGGACTACGCGCTCATCGGTGATCTGCACACCGCGGCGCTCGTGGACAGGACGGGCTCGATCGACTGGCTCTGCTTCCCGCGCTTCGACTCCCCGGCCTGCTTCGCGGCCCTGCTCGACAGCCCCGACGCCGGGCGCTGGCGCATCGGCCCCTCCGGCGGCGCCGTCGCCAGCCGCCGCCGCTACCGCGGCGGGTCCCTCGTGCTGGAGACCGAGTGGGACACCCCGGACGGCACCCTCCGGGTCACCGACTTCATGCCGCAGCGCGGCAACCACCCCGACGTCATCCGCATCGTCGAGGGCCTCGAGGGCGAGGTCCGGGTGAGCTCCGAGCTCACCCTCCGCTTCGACTACGGCTCCATCGTCCCCTGGGTCCGCCGTCGCGGCGACGAGCTGGAAGCCGTCGCCGGCCCTGACTCCGTGTGGTTCTGGACGACCGCCCCCGTCGAGGGCCGCGGCCTCAGCTCCGTGTCCGACTTCGTCGTCACCGAGGGTGAGCGCATCCCCTTCGTCCTGACGTGGGGCCGCAGCCACGAGAAGGCCCCGCACCGGCCCGACCCCTTCCACGCCCTCGAGGACACCCTTGCCTTCTGGCACGACTGGAACCGGCAGGAGACCCCCGAAGGGCACTGGGAGGAGGCCGTCACCCGCTCCCTCGTCGTCCTCAAGGCCATGACGTACGCCCCCACGGGCGGCATCGTCGCCGCCGTCACGACGTCCCTGCCCGAGGAGCTGGGCGGCACCCGCAACTGGGACTACCGGTACTGCTGGCTGCGGGACGCCACCTACACCCTCCAGGCCCTGCTGCTGTCCGGCCACGTCGACGAGGCCGCCGCCTGGCGGGAGTGGCTGCTGCGGACCGTCGCCGGCGACCCCGGCGACCTGCAGATCATGTACGCCCTCGACGGCACCCGCCGGCTGCCGGAGATGGAACTGCCGTGGCTCAAGGGCTACGAGGGCTCCTCCCCGGTCCGCACCGGCAACGAGGCCGCCGGCCAGCTCCAGCTCGACGTGTGGGGCGAGGTGCTGGACTCGCTGTTCCTGGCCCGGCAGGCCGGCCTGGAGAAGGGCCACGACTCCTGGGACCTGCAGAAGGCCCTCATGCACCACCTCGAAGCCCGCTGGCAGCAGCCCGACAACGGGCTGTGGGAGATGCGCGGCCCCCGGCGGCACTTCACCCACTCCAAGGTCATGGCCTGGGTCGCGGCCGACCGCATGGTCCGCAGCGTCGAGGAGTTCGGCCTGCCCGGGCCCGTGCAGCGCTGGCGGCGCGTGCGCGACGAGATCCGCGCCGACGTCCTGGCCCACGGCGTCTCGCCCACCACCGGCACGTTCACCCAGAGCTACGGCTCGGACAACCTCGACGCGAGCCTGCTGCTCATCCCCCGCGTCGGGTTCCTGCCCTTCGACGACCCCCGCGTCGTCGCCACCGTCGAGGCCGTCCAGCGCGACCTCACCGAGGACGGCCTCGTCCTGCGCTACCGCACGCAGGACTCCGCCGACGGCCTCGCCGGCTCCGAGGGCGTGTTCCTGGCCTGCTCGTTCTGGCTCGTCGACGCCCTGCACGGCATCGGGCGCACCGCGGAGGCCCGCGCCCTGTTCGAGCGGCTGCTGTCGCTGCGCAACGACGTGGGCCTGCTGGCCGAGGAGTACGACCCCGTCACCAAGCGGCAGCTGGGCAACTTCCCGCAGGCCTTCAGCCACTTCCCGCTCGTCGTCGCCGCCCACCACCTCACCAGCGGCGAGGGGGAGCGCAGCGACGACGCCGAACCCCACGAGGCCGAACCCCGCGGGGCCTGA
- a CDS encoding GNAT family N-acetyltransferase, giving the protein MTVVLHRPVEAEWERWRDLRLRMLADTPHAFAETLAAARAHGEDEWRWRVRRSWQPGSLTVVAVAPDGRWVGTMGTFTDLRQGVFLVSVFVDPAHRGGDVADRLMGEVVRWARSRPGADGMLLHVHEDNPRAGVLPPLGLHRHRGAGPVQPRPGAARAGDEAGVHRARAGPGGRRGRRLAPGGAGLLTRRRGSASRRAGGARPQVATF; this is encoded by the coding sequence GTGACCGTGGTGCTGCACCGGCCCGTGGAGGCCGAGTGGGAACGCTGGCGCGACCTGCGGCTGCGGATGCTGGCCGACACCCCCCACGCGTTCGCCGAGACCCTCGCGGCCGCCCGCGCCCACGGCGAGGACGAGTGGCGCTGGCGGGTCCGCCGCTCGTGGCAGCCCGGGAGCCTGACGGTCGTGGCGGTGGCCCCCGACGGTCGCTGGGTCGGCACGATGGGGACGTTCACCGACCTCCGGCAGGGGGTGTTCCTCGTCTCGGTGTTCGTCGACCCCGCGCACCGGGGCGGGGACGTCGCCGACCGGTTGATGGGCGAGGTGGTGCGGTGGGCCAGGAGCCGTCCGGGGGCGGACGGGATGCTCCTGCACGTCCACGAGGACAACCCGCGCGCAGGCGTTCTACCGCCGCTGGGGCTTCACCGACACCGGGGTGCGGGTCCCGTACAACCTCGACCGGGCGCAGCGCGAGCTGGAGATGAGGCTGGCGTTCACCGGGCCCGGGCCGGCCCCGGAGGGCGCCGTGGGCGCCGCCTGGCACCTGGAGGGGCCGGGCTCCTGACGCGGCGTCGGGGCAGCGCGTCCCGGCGGGCCGGCGGGGCTCGCCCGCAGGTCGCGACGTTCTAG
- a CDS encoding DAK2 domain-containing protein, with product MNRRATTTTTTTTSAATSPTARGAAPPEDLELREGGRRLAPVAGTRAADLDVRRALLWWRGYEHQLRTRGEELHGIGPALEEAAAAVDEVLRRSTPRTTGDVFAAVAEGFAGVPGVPALMAPWFAEFARSGGGDVTTHDLADAAEAGLEAVQRAGGPAPGAGSLVDAMAPAAEALVGADVAEVPVVAALNAAYRAAANGTRRTAVRGVVDPGALAVTWFFERGTVV from the coding sequence GTGAACCGGCGAGCGACGACGACCACGACGACCACGACGTCCGCCGCGACGTCACCGACCGCGCGCGGGGCGGCGCCCCCGGAGGACCTCGAGCTGCGCGAGGGCGGGCGGCGGCTCGCACCCGTCGCCGGCACGCGGGCCGCGGACCTCGACGTGCGGCGCGCCCTGCTGTGGTGGCGGGGCTACGAGCACCAGCTGCGCACCCGCGGGGAGGAGCTGCACGGCATCGGCCCGGCGCTGGAGGAGGCCGCGGCCGCGGTCGACGAGGTGCTGCGGCGGTCGACGCCGCGGACCACCGGGGACGTCTTCGCGGCGGTCGCCGAGGGGTTCGCCGGGGTGCCGGGCGTGCCGGCGCTGATGGCGCCGTGGTTCGCCGAGTTCGCCCGCTCCGGCGGGGGCGACGTCACCACGCACGACCTCGCCGACGCCGCCGAGGCGGGGCTGGAGGCCGTCCAGCGGGCGGGGGGACCCGCGCCGGGGGCCGGTTCCCTCGTCGACGCCATGGCCCCCGCGGCGGAGGCCCTGGTGGGGGCCGACGTGGCGGAGGTGCCGGTGGTGGCGGCGCTGAACGCGGCGTACCGGGCCGCGGCCAACGGCACGCGGCGCACCGCGGTGCGCGGGGTCGTGGACCCGGGGGCGCTCGCGGTGACGTGGTTCTTCGAGCGCGGGACGGTCGTCTGA